The following proteins come from a genomic window of Brevibacillus antibioticus:
- a CDS encoding DinB family protein, producing the protein MNTKEIVNKFEDVTNHYLHELEGFTMEQLLQKPSEEEWSLGQMYLHLIQSARYFQLGSIEKCRQGGPAVTEAGTEKSEIGQTIFAQGSLPPIRVKVPASPEYTPAQPESKEQLRDGLISVLTQMKELEPTLDEIPAHHTVAHPAFGSMTAKEWFAVVEMHYRHHLLQLNRLKG; encoded by the coding sequence ATGAATACAAAAGAAATCGTAAACAAATTCGAAGACGTGACAAACCACTACCTGCATGAATTAGAAGGCTTCACCATGGAACAACTGTTGCAAAAGCCAAGTGAAGAGGAATGGTCGCTCGGTCAAATGTACCTTCACTTGATCCAATCTGCTCGGTATTTTCAACTGGGGAGTATCGAGAAGTGTAGACAAGGAGGTCCTGCTGTCACAGAAGCAGGTACCGAAAAATCCGAGATCGGGCAGACGATCTTTGCTCAAGGCTCCTTGCCTCCCATTCGCGTGAAAGTCCCTGCCTCCCCGGAGTACACACCTGCACAACCGGAGAGCAAGGAGCAATTGCGTGATGGACTCATCAGCGTTCTCACACAAATGAAAGAGCTGGAACCGACCCTGGACGAAATTCCTGCGCATCACACAGTGGCTCACCCAGCCTTCGGTTCGATGACGGCCAAGGAATGGTTTGCCGTCGTAGAGATGCACTATCGCCATCATCTGCTCCAGCTCAACCGACTGAAGGGTTAG